The Eptesicus fuscus isolate TK198812 chromosome 16, DD_ASM_mEF_20220401, whole genome shotgun sequence DNA window GGGGACAGTGCCTGTTCCCAGGCCGCCTGCCTTCCAGCGCTGGTCCTCAGCGTTCTCGCAGGGCGTGTGGTTGGGGGAGCAGTGCCGCCGTTGGGGTGGAGCTCGCGTGCGGAGCTGCTCTCAGACAGGAGAGCACGCAGGCAGGACAGCAGCTCCGGCTGTTAGAGAAGGAGGGTACATCTCCGGTGCCTTCTCAGTCCCAGCCGCTCTCAGGGAGCTAATCTGGGGTTCTGGAGGGTGCAGCCCCACAGCCACAGGTGGGGACGTTGATGATGTAACCCTAACTTCCGGGCCGGCAGCAGCCCAGTCCCAGGACGGTCTCAGCGCAGGCGGGCAGGCCCACTGAAGGAGAGACACCCACCGTGTGGTGGTGAGTGGGGGGCGGTTCAAGGTCatttcatccttttactttccGAGCCTTCCGCGCTGCAGGTGGCCGCCACCTGGGTGCTGGGCAGCGAGCGGGACGGGTGTGGGAAAGGTCCTGAGGCCCGGCTCTCAGGAGAAAGCGCTCGCCGGGCAGGTGTGAGGCCCCCAGGCTCAGGCCCACCTGCGGGGCTCAGCTCTCCTTTGAATCTGCAGATCCTGGCCCACCTCGAGCAAGGCCTGGCCGAGGACGGCAGCATGAGCAGCATCTCGCCCGAGAACAGGCAAGGTCCGTGCGGCTTCCCTCCCGCGCAGCTCCCGGGCGCTCGGCGCAGCCCGCTGGTTCTGTGGTCTGGTCCCCTTTCCTGTCCCTAACCAGCCCTCCCCTCATCCCAGGGCAGCTCCCACGCCGGTCTGGACCCAAGGCGgtctggaggagggaggaacggcggggggggggggagggggagtcggGCTGTGGAGGTTTGAAGATGCCCTGTGGGGAGTCGGCTTCAGGGGGCCTCACCTTGGCGGGCGTGTGACCTTCCAGcagcccctctgcccctgccccctgccgcggGAGGCGACAAAGCCCCCTCTGTGGagcgggaggaggggtgtcctATCTCCTCGGAAGGTTAGCAAACAGGCCTGGGACCTGGGGAAGGCAGAGCCCAGTGCTGACCCCTTGGGGCGCCTTGCACAGGCCACGGGCAGCAGCCCCCCCGCCCTCATGGTGAGGAGTTCTCGGGGTGCTgacgctggccctggccctgtggtCTGTCCCCCGAGGCggagccctgccccctattgctGCTGTGTCCCTTCCTGGCCGGCCTCCGCCCGGAGCCCAGAGCGCCAgcctccggtgtgcgggctccacCCCGGCCCCCGCATTCGCTCAGCCCCTCTCTTGCAGCCTCCGTGCAGCTGTGGCGGTCCCGCCTGGGCCGGGTGACCTGCTCCATGGCCAACTGCCTGCTCCTGATGAAGGTGCGTGGGGCTGGGGCGCACGCGGAGGTCCACGCAGCGGGAACCCACTCGGGGCCAGGGGCTGTGACCGCTGTGTGAATTCCACAGGATGGAGTTTCCTTGTCCGTGTAATTGTTAAACGGGGTCTGGTGGTTCACACTGTGCCCCCACCTCGGTCCCCGTCTTGCCCTGCGCTCCGCCCGGAGGTGGCTCTGTGCTCCCTGTTAGCGGGCCTTCTCCTCGTCTGGGGGTGATTGGCTGGGAGCTCACGGCATCTGGAGCCAGGCTCCCCGCGGCCCTGCTCCCCAGGACAGGACACTGAGCCCCCGGCCCAGGGGACAGCCTGCCAGCCACAGGGCCACGGCAAGGCtgcaaggggcggggggggggctttgtctcctccagtcccctcctcctccccctcctcggGCAGCCCTGCAGCTCACACAGCCTGTCCTGGGGCCTCTCCCTGTGTGGGGACCTGCAGCCCCCGTCCAGCTCACACCTGCCCCAGGGTGACCTGCTCTGGGCGCCTGCCGGCTGAGGAAGCTGCTACAGGAACCAATCAGCCACAAGGCAGCAGCCTCGCTGTCCCCACCTGGGCCCCGATGAGAggtgggggaccccccccccggcccccaaggTCATTCCGAGCTGCAGTGTGGGCAGACAGGCAGTTTACGGAGTGGGGGAGCGTGACCGTGGCGTCCATGCCTGCGGGCTGCCATGTGATGGAGTCATGGACCCTCGTGTGGgcgtggggagggctgggagcaggggtaAGTTCAGAGCCACAGCTCATCCGCCCGTCACAGAGGTGTGGCCGGGACCGGCTGGAGGAGCCAGCACAGCAGTCCCCGTACTGGCGCCCCACCGTCTGTGCCCTTAGTGTATGCCACTGGGGTGCAGAGTGCCCTTCACATCCCGGGGAGCCTCCCGCTCTGTCTCCCAGCCCCGGCACAGTGGGGAGGACGCGTGGGGGTGAGGAGCGCTATTGCTCACAGCGATTTCCCTTCAGGCTCACGTCCTCcgtcctgtccctgtcccctcgcacctgccctggggcccctgtgggcaggagggggtgTGCCCCGAGCCCATAGCCTCCGAGGTGACCAGCTGCTCCCTGAGGCTGCGGCCCTGCCCCTCCGCCCTCACACAGGCCATTCTCCCCACCACTGCCCGTCAGCCAGCTCTGACCCCGCTGTCCCCCAGCCCTGCGGCCCTGTCGGCTTCACGGGAAGTCCCCGCGCAGAGAAACCAGCACAATCGTGAATTCACAGGCAGACACTGCACTTATGTGGCTAAACCCCTCCGGAGGGAGGTCAGCTGTTCCAAAACTCGCggcttttctgcatttttaagacatgaacagaaaattATGGGATGAACATGGTTTTCTTTGTTGCATTGTCATAACACCTCTAGGCAGCAGGCATGTCTTCTGCCTGCATGTATGTAGGTAGCATGTAGAGGAGGTCCGCACAGAACATGTTATTGTTTCAAAAATGCTTTTACGGTGAATGCGTTGAATTTGAAGTTTTATATTAATCTTCCATTTCTgagtttaaaaaaagagtgaaaatggTTGCAGTTAAGGCCACTCAGGCTTGTGCTTTCTGTTTCCACCTAGTGGCCGTGCCCAGCATCGCAGGCCTGTGGTCTTGCTCTGTGGTGTCACGTTAATTAAATTATGTGTATGGGCTAACAGTGGGTTATTTAATCAGCCGTTTAATTATTTGGAATAACATTTCTATTACAGgggaataaatattaatttaactttttaatgatGAGAAACGTTTTCGTGTGCTCCCGCCCGAGTGTCTGCATAATGCACTCGGCACAGCCACACGCGTCCCGGGGCTGGGAACAGCCGCCTCccactggattttattttatttatttatttgttttgttttgttttgttttattatcatttttgccctcccctgaggatacgtttattgatttgagagagaggaacatcaatgtaagagagaaaaatcgatcggttgcctcccaggGATGggacccacagccttttggtgcacagggcgACTCTCCCACCTCCTGAGCCACCCGGCCTCACCAAAGGGCTCACTGCTCACTTTGTTGTTCTTTGTTAATCCTCGTCTGAAGGGATTTTTCCGTTGCGTtagagggcgggggggagggggggagagagagagacatcagtgtgcgAGAGGCAcagtaattggttgcctcccgaccTGGATGATgcatgccctgacggggaatctaaCCTGAGAGCCTTCTGtgctcaggccaacgctctaaccactgagcacaccagccagggctcacctcACTCTTTCAGTGTCACTGTCTCTCCTCAGGTTCTAGAGGCCTGCAGGTGTCCTCTGGCCTTCAGGCGGGCAAGGCGGGCGCGCCCTGGGTAGGCGGGTGGTTCCGCTGGGCCTCCTGCTTCCTGCCACGCATGTGTCCCTGTGCCCTCCACACGGGGTCCACGGGGCCTTGGGCAGAGCCGTGTCCCCCCTGACAGCCGCTGCTCCCGCAGGACTACGTGCTGGCCGTGGACGCCTACCGCTCCGCCATCCAGTTCCACCCCGAGCAGGAGCCGCAGCTGCTCAGCGGCATCGGCCGCATCTTCCTCCAGGTGGGCACTGCCCGCGAAGGCGTGTGGGGAAGGCCGGGCTCACTGACCATCCCCGGGGACTCTGGGCAGCTAAGGTAGAACCGAGGGTTAGCTCGTGGGACAAAACTCGCTGGCCAGGCGGGCGGGGGGTGACTGTCTGTCATTGGTCACAACCAACCAGAGGACCGATTGGGGCCTGCCACGTGGCACCAGCCAGTGCACGCCATACTTTCTGACATGTTCGTCTTCCGTTTCCCTTTCATTCTGTGTAACTGCTGCTATGCCAGGGTTTCTTTCAGAAAGTACAGGCTGCAAACTGCGCGTCTAACGTGGCCCGCGTGTTGGGCTCGATTCGGCCGCAGGGAGGCCCACCCACTGCATCCCATGCATCTCTGGCACTTTTAACAGGAAGTGATGCGTGGCGAGTGGTCAGAGCCCCTGCTCAGCACGAACGTCTTCATGACGTGACCCCGGGGCGGAGCTGGGCGCGGCTGCGGATTTGCCGCCTGAACGGACTGTGACTCTGTCCGAGCAGATTGGAGACATAAAAACGGCTGAGAAGTACTTTCAGGACGTGGAGAGAGTGACGCAGAAGCTCGACGGGCCGCAGGGGAAGATGATGGTGCTAATGAACAGGTACGCGAGCTCAGCTCCCGGCGCGCACAGCCCTCTGGGAACACGGGCCCTGTCCCGGGTCTCGGAACCGGAACAAGTCACAGCCCAGGAGTGGACGGGTTTTCTTGAATCACAGCCATTCTTTTAGCCGCAAGAATTGactttaagaatttttatttttcacagtacTCACATTGCCCCCATTTTCCACGTAAATTAGCGTCTGTATGTACTCTCCCAGCACCCACTGTCGGTAATTCCTCCGCCGCCGTGTCCCGGGCTGGCTCTTATGGGCCAAACACCCCACAGCACTGAGGCCCGGGATGCTCCCTCGGGAGCAGAGAAGCTGAGGCGGGACCGTTTGTAGCAGGAAGTGTAGGCAGTGCCGAGGTCTGGGTTAATAACCGTTAGGCCACTTTTTTTTCTAAGAGAAAGtctatttagaaagtcacagaggccaAGGGGGCCTTGGAGCgcaggagaaggtggaggtaATGACTCCGCCCGGAGACGGGGGAGGGAACGGCGGTGCTCCCAGCACCTTCATTCCCATCCAGAACGCGAGCTACGGGCCAGCGACGGCACTCACGTCCGCCTGGAGGTCACCGTCCCAGGCGGCTCGAGGTCACACTTGAGGGCGAACATCGCCCGGGCCTCTGCCCTGGGAGCTGACGCTTTACCTGTCGCTCCTGTTCCAGAGCTTTCCTTCACCTCGGTCAGAATAACTTCACAGAAGCCCACAGGTTCTTCACCGAGATCTTAAGGATCGACCCCACAAATGCAGTGGTAAGGCCTTCGGCAGATGAGCTCACACCTGCGGGCCCCCGTCCAGCCCTCTGGCCCGGGCGGTGGCCATGGGGGGTTGGGCCCGGCCCCACATGCCCCCGTCCTCTGAGGGGGTGGGGTCCCGGCCCGCACGCCCCGGGCACAGCCCGTCCTGACCCCCGTcctctgagggggtggggggcccggCCCACACACCCCAGGCACAGCCCGTCCTGACCCCCGTCCTCTGAGGGGGTGGGGTCCCGGCCCGCACACCCCGGGCACAGCCCGTCCTGACCCCGTCCTCTGAGGGGGTGGGGTCCCGGCCCACACGCCCGGGCACAGCCCGTCCTGACCCCCTTCCTCCAGGCCAACAACAACGCGGCCGTGTGCCTGCTGTACCTGGGCCGGCTCAAGGACTCGCTGCGGCAGCTGGAGGCCCTGGTGCAGCAGGAGCCGGGGCACTGCCTGCACGAGAGCGTGCTCTTCAACCTGACCACCATGTACGAGCTCGAGTCCTCCCGCAGCCCGCAGAAGAAGCAGGCGCTGCTCGAGGCGGTGGCCGGCCGCGAGGGCGACAGCTTCAACACGCAGTGCCTCAAGCTGGCCTAGCCCCGCCGGCTCCGGCTCCTGGAAACCGCACGGGAGCCaacctggggaggggcaggcgggtCCCGTGAGGCCTCGCGGACTGGGGTCGGAGCGCGCCTCCCTGGTCCGGGCCAAGGCCAGGTGTTGGGCAGTCCGTCCAGCTCCAGCCAGCGGGACCCCCAGCCCTGCACGGTCCGTGGGTTGGGGGTGAACGTGCCGTGGGTGGTGCATGGACAGAGTCTGTAGGACACTGGGTCCTCGTGCTTCTTATTCCTGGAGGCTGGGCCACTTGGTTAGTTCTGAATGTCCTCAGAGGAAAGCGGGAAGATGTAATATAAACCGTTCCCACGTGCCTGGGCGTCGGAGCATTTATAACTGGAGGGAGACACCACGGGACGAcacccctccttcccagccccagaGGGACCCATCGTCTCGCTCATCGGCTTCTTTCCAGCCCAAGCGTGAAATCGGACAGCTACGTATTTATTTCTAAGTttattggtgagagagagagacttccaTTTGTTCCATTTATGTATGAGTTCATTGGCGGGGGCTTGtacgaacccacagccttggtgtattgggacgaagctctaaccaactgagccactggccagggcaaggcagCTGCTTTATTTTAAACAAGAAAGGGGCACGAGTCCCCCTAACATGAGggctgccccccactccccaccggTGGTGGGAGAAGAGCCCTGTCACCTGCTCACAGGCGGCGTGGCCTCGACCGCAATCTGTATCAGGTCCCAAAGGGGCGGCCAGGCAGGGACACGGGCACACGCGGCTTGAGAATGGGTGCCGGCATAGGGCCATGGCGTGGAGACGGCATGCCCACAGAGGCTTCTACGTGAAAATCAGGCTTACGGCTCCTTCCGCTAAAACACACTCTGATCAGACAGCCTCCCCGGGGGACAGAAAAGCGAGGAGGACAAAGTAGGTTTCCTGCCGCTGTCACGCGCAGGACCGTCCGGGCGAGGGGTGTGCTGGCCCCAGGGCTCCCTATGCCCTCTGCGCCAAGAACGCCACGTACTGGCCCCGAGCCTCCAAGTGGTCCGCTGGCCGGTTGTGCGCCGTCCACACCGGCTCCCCCACGAACAGCCGCATGGCCTTCACGTAGTTCTAGGAAACGCACAGCCCTGGTTAGACCGGCCACCGGGCCTTTACCGCCCGTGTCTCAGTCTGTCAGTCACATCCCACCCGCCTGCCTCAGGGCCACAGGTCCCACCTGCTCGTCCAGCGTGAAGCGGTGGTAGATCCCCGCGGGGAGGGTGATCATGTCTCCCTTCTCCACGGCGATGCGGATCCACCTGTCCTCCGCGTCCCTCACGTCGAAGTACCCGCTGCCGTCCAACACGTAGCGGATCTCCTCGTCCCGGTGCAGGTGCTCCGTGTAGAACATCTTGATCTAGGCCACGAGGGACATGTGAGTCGCCTGCAGTCCCACCTCAGTGACAGCTGAAGAGGGCAGAATTCTCCCCCAGAAAGTCCGGGCCATTATAGCAAGTGTCAGGGGGAGCTAGGATGTTTCTGAGTCCTCCCCACCGGCCAGCACTTAAAGAATTCCCACCGCCTGGGTGTGCTGTGGCCCCATTGACACGAGGAAATGTGGCACGGAGGCAAGGTCGCTGGCCCGACGACACAGCCTGCATGTCAGAGCCGAGACTCCCAGATAGCCTGGCTCCTGCTCATAACCCACCACACACGGCAGTCACGTGGTCATACAGTCACATGCAGTCATGCTAATCACATGTCAGGGTCACACATGCAGTTACATGGTTACAGGCACACAGTCATGCTCACACTGGAAGGTCAGAAGCCACATGAAAATCTGTTAAAGGTAGTCACCTTAATAAAGAATTTCTATgccaggaccggtttggctcagtggatagagcgtcggcctgtggactcaggggtcccgggttcgattctggtcgggggcatgtgccttggttgtgggcgcgtccccagtggggggtgtgcaggaggcggctgatcgatgtttctctctcatagatgtttctaactctctatccctctcccttcctctctgtaaaaaatcaataaaatatatttaaaaaaaaaaaaaaaaaaaaaaaaaaaaaataaagaatttctatTCAAATCTACTTTTCTCTTTCCCGCAATATCTTAatcaaaaattcaaattaaaaaagtctaagctaaaaattttaaaactaaagataaaaattttaaaactgtgcTGGGAGCGAATCCAATGAGTCCCCTCCAAACCTAGAGCTCCTTGCCTTCTCCTCGTAGTCGGGCAGCTTCTCTTTGCTGAGGGTGACGATGTCCATCCAGGAGTAGTTTCTCTCCTTCCGGATCTTCTCTAGCTCGGGGTCACTCTCATGTCTGTCAGGGTCCAGCTAAAGGGGTGAACAACGAAAGGAGGCcacgcatgcaggaggcacagcATCTGGGCCGCCCACGTGCTTGTCTCCAGACATCAGGCCGGTCAACCCCAACGAACCTCCCCGCTCCTTCCCCACCTCTGTGAGTGATTCTCCCTGACAGTGAACAAAGCGCAGCTGTATTAATTCCTGCTCCCCAAGTCCTTCCTGGGGTTCCTCTTCGCACCTCGGGTCCCACTGCCAGGGGCTTCAGTGGAACACTCATGGCCTCAGGTCTGTCCACACACCCCTCGTCCCATGTGTCCTCTGCCAGCCTCCACTCCGAAGCCCAACTGAGCCCCCCACGGCCAGTCTGTTCCCCGGTCAGAATGCCCGCCGCCTCCGCCCACAGCTACAGTCCCAGCACCAGGCCGCTGCACCGACGGCCTTCTGCCATCTAGCCCAGGTGCCGTTTCCCCTCTTCCTAGTCCCGATTTAAAAAATCAGCCCAGCCCGTGTAGCTCTgggcttgagcatcaacctatggaccaggaggtcacagtcgattccagtcagggcacaggcccggatttggggctggatttcagggggggcgggggggcagtacaggaggcagccaatcaatgattctcatcattgatgtttctatctgtctctccctctctg harbors:
- the ADI1 gene encoding acireductone dioxygenase encodes the protein MVQAWYLDDSAADPRRPHRAEPARPVGLEQLRRLGILYWKLDPDRHESDPELEKIRKERNYSWMDIVTLSKEKLPDYEEKIKMFYTEHLHRDEEIRYVLDGSGYFDVRDAEDRWIRIAVEKGDMITLPAGIYHRFTLDEQNYVKAMRLFVGEPVWTAHNRPADHLEARGQYVAFLAQRA